A single Nostoc sp. PCC 7107 DNA region contains:
- a CDS encoding EVE domain-containing protein produces MAYWLLKTEPDKYSYADLERDSSTVWDGVTNALALKHIRTMLPGDLAWIYHTGKERQITGLAEIVTQPYPDPALNDAKLVVVKVQAVRSVSQPVTLAQIKQEDQFSGFDLLRLPRLSVVPVSEVHWQHLIKLTTNET; encoded by the coding sequence ATGGCGTATTGGCTGCTGAAAACTGAACCGGATAAATACTCTTACGCGGATTTAGAACGAGATAGTAGTACAGTGTGGGATGGAGTGACAAATGCTCTCGCCCTCAAGCATATCCGCACAATGCTTCCTGGTGATTTAGCTTGGATTTATCACACTGGCAAAGAACGACAAATCACAGGTTTAGCCGAGATAGTCACTCAGCCTTACCCAGATCCTGCCCTCAATGATGCCAAGCTAGTAGTTGTCAAGGTGCAAGCAGTCCGTTCAGTCTCTCAGCCTGTTACCCTAGCCCAAATTAAGCAAGAAGACCAATTTTCCGGCTTTGATTTATTGCGGCTCCCCAGGTTATCTGTTGTCCCTGTCTCAGAAGTTCATTGGCAACACCTCATCAAACTCACAACCAACGAAACGTAA